A region from the Buchnera aphidicola (Pemphigus populi) genome encodes:
- a CDS encoding uroporphyrinogen-III synthase, translating to MTILITRPLPDGKKLVSMLNHLGIQAYYLSLITFSPGSQLAKLSNEINKLKNKDMIFSLSKQSIYYANNYLNKKNIRWPSHVKYYAIGPKTGHILHKYSGHTIIYPKKKYNTERLINMLNIKEIKNKTAIILQNKHGRTLLKETLKNCGVKVNSIECYQIMFNNIDIFKIGKELKNNNIKKLVITSGLILQRFYSIISISKKNRWLFNCKIFVASRRIAILAKELGWNNVKIVNGASNDKLLDILIK from the coding sequence ATGACAATATTAATTACTCGTCCACTACCAGATGGTAAAAAATTAGTATCAATGTTAAATCATTTAGGTATTCAAGCATATTATTTATCTTTAATCACGTTTAGTCCAGGATCCCAGTTAGCCAAATTATCGAATGAAATAAATAAATTAAAAAATAAAGATATGATATTTAGTCTTTCAAAACAATCTATTTATTATGCTAATAATTATTTAAATAAAAAAAATATAAGATGGCCATCTCACGTAAAATATTATGCTATTGGACCAAAAACTGGACATATTTTACATAAATATAGTGGTCATACTATAATTTATCCTAAAAAAAAATATAATACTGAAAGATTAATAAACATGTTAAACATAAAGGAGATAAAAAATAAAACAGCTATTATTTTACAAAATAAACATGGAAGAACTTTACTTAAAGAGACATTAAAAAATTGTGGAGTAAAAGTGAATAGTATTGAATGTTACCAAATTATGTTCAATAATATTGATATTTTTAAAATAGGAAAAGAACTGAAAAATAATAATATAAAAAAATTAGTAATTACTAGTGGACTAATATTACAACGTTTTTATAGTATTATTTCTATTTCTAAAAAAAATAGATGGTTATTTAATTGTAAGATTTTTGTCGCTAGCAGAAGAATAGCTATTCTAGCTAAAGAATTAGGATGGAATAATGTTAAAATAGTAAATGGTGCCAGTAATGATAAATTATTAGATATTTTAATAAAGTAA
- the rho gene encoding transcription termination factor Rho, whose translation MNLTELKNMPVSELITLGENIGLENLARMRKQDIIFSILKQHAKSGEDIFGDGVLEILQDGFGFLRSADSSYLAGPDDIYVSPSQIRRFNLRTGDTISGKIRPPKEGERYFALLKVNEVNYDKPENARSKILFENLTPLHANSRLRMERGNGSTEDLTARVLDLASPIGRGQRGLIVAPPKAGKTMLLQNIAQSIAYNHPDCVLMVLLIDERPEEVTEMQRLVKGEVVASTFDEPASRHVQVAEMVIEKAKRLVEHKKDVIILLDSITRLARAYNTVVPASGKVLTGGVDANALHRPKRFFGAARNVEEGGSLTIIATALVDTGSKMDEVIYEEFKGTGNMELPLSRKIAEKRVFPAIDYNRSGTRKEELLTKPEELQKMWILRKIIHPMGEIDAMEFLINKLAMTKTNDEFFNMMKRS comes from the coding sequence ATGAATCTTACCGAACTAAAAAATATGCCAGTTTCTGAATTAATTACTCTTGGCGAAAATATAGGGTTGGAAAATTTAGCACGTATGCGAAAGCAAGATATTATTTTTTCTATTTTAAAACAACATGCTAAAAGTGGAGAAGATATATTTGGAGATGGAGTATTAGAAATATTACAGGATGGATTTGGATTTTTACGCTCGGCTGATAGTTCTTATTTAGCTGGACCTGACGATATATACGTATCTCCTAGTCAAATCCGTAGATTCAATTTACGAACAGGTGATACTATTTCTGGTAAAATTCGACCTCCAAAAGAAGGAGAAAGATATTTTGCTCTGCTTAAAGTAAATGAAGTAAACTATGACAAACCGGAAAATGCTAGAAGTAAAATTTTATTTGAAAATTTAACTCCATTACATGCTAATTCTCGTTTAAGAATGGAAAGAGGAAATGGATCAACAGAAGATTTAACTGCTCGTGTTTTAGATTTAGCCTCGCCTATTGGTCGAGGGCAAAGAGGTTTAATTGTAGCACCTCCTAAAGCTGGCAAAACAATGTTGTTGCAGAATATTGCTCAAAGTATAGCTTATAATCATCCAGATTGTGTTTTAATGGTTTTACTGATTGATGAGCGTCCAGAAGAAGTTACAGAAATGCAGAGATTAGTTAAAGGAGAAGTCGTTGCTTCTACTTTTGATGAGCCTGCTTCTAGGCATGTTCAAGTAGCTGAAATGGTAATTGAAAAAGCAAAAAGGTTAGTTGAACATAAAAAAGATGTTATTATTCTTTTAGATTCTATTACTCGTTTAGCTCGTGCGTACAATACTGTGGTTCCTGCATCTGGAAAAGTTCTTACAGGAGGTGTAGATGCTAATGCACTACATCGACCTAAACGTTTTTTTGGTGCAGCTCGTAATGTAGAGGAAGGGGGAAGTTTAACTATTATTGCTACTGCTTTGGTGGATACTGGTTCTAAAATGGATGAAGTGATATATGAAGAATTTAAAGGGACAGGAAATATGGAATTACCTTTATCAAGGAAAATTGCAGAAAAAAGAGTTTTTCCAGCTATTGATTATAATCGTTCTGGTACTCGAAAAGAAGAATTATTAACTAAACCAGAAGAATTACAAAAGATGTGGATCTTAAGAAAAATTATTCATCCTATGGGTGAAATTGACGCGATGGAGTTTTTAATTAATAAATTGGCAATGACTAAAACTAATGATGAATTTTTTAATATGATGAAAAGATCTTAA